Proteins found in one Homalodisca vitripennis isolate AUS2020 chromosome 4, UT_GWSS_2.1, whole genome shotgun sequence genomic segment:
- the LOC124361394 gene encoding MATH and LRR domain-containing protein PFE0570w-like has protein sequence MNEENRTYPKETDSVKDNEEKLTVDTDITKPTIVDEPNKEIRFVIDSTKTKSSQEEKEDLSVFTESDKSESFKKKHTPLTCTTESVESSIQEERETCSFSESIKSVALEEEKEESILIASSAEPLLFTTTKDDTIADLDLKMTEDESVIEKDKTCMMESEEAAEPLYENLKPLPFHVEENIEEEVTNQYNEDLTEGDVEDIYDDIIEDKEDCSSDEDKKSESQGESGEDNDSDVICLGSGSDEERQKKSAILLTSHTKVSDFSKQNLQVDETLDFEDETNDVDDDKDCNDEDSYHESSEENYDSSENEIQEHNTEMSYSDSSEEDNHQGNRSWKSQRKDFESEGSSEKEDIASDENTIESPPYELIGQDSQSNSHFQTQMENLKSVVDENTKQPIYHGCSDLNKAEIETDKSADHIKAEMSSFEDSKVVNSDMNNKNISEKAEFMLSESVHMETFEQKIDETFNMGKPEKNKCNVETGSILDLKLRRSKRYSSATNLSSSKLTRLRRKSSSAHDLTSLVISETKSATELSDAKSSTSISSSETDLCEDKLNLPRKRGRRSRLSQLQDITEENTENVSSPNDKTLRRSVSSNQLVEQQPVMGTSMKRSSSSSILSEYGKASELELGTNISKETHTGTMSSSNESSKIKLKKRWTLEMEAMNYITRKKRKSSVVSNSLEVVNSSDEEESEKNKSRIHTKESLESGPNNSSTVIVKSNDENEGDMESSVTVNTEDIEAYDCKLEVDTMPRIRSQSVPPTLEHSDPPALSTKRRSSSLIKIKNIHRKVLKRYSHKKSLLKSAYEPLEIVHSDEESIRETVQEKIQDCSEKLVVPKENIEDTNNSVNEIETTNMDCCSQDTHTVTSPPLHISRRNLRSSSEPPSYEDVEISKRKLDRRSSSTCKINKIHKLILSRHSHRKSMYSSKFLSTNGGCSV, from the exons ATGAATGAAGAAAACAGAACTTATCCGAAAGAAACTGATAGTGTTAAAGACAACGAAGAAAAATTAACTGTTGATACTGATATTACAAAGCCTACTATTGTAGATGAACCAAACAAAGAAATAAGATTTGTCATTGACTCTACTAAAACCAAATCGTCCCAAGAAGAGAAAGAAGATTTATCTGTTTTTACTGAGTCTGATAAATCTGAATCCTTTAAGAAAAAACACACACCATTGACATGTACTACTGAGTCTGTAGAATCTTCAATCCAAGAAGAGAGAGAAACCTGTTCATTTTCAGAGTCAATAAAATCTGTTGCTTtggaagaagaaaaagaagaatcGATTCTCATTGCATCTTCAGCTGAACCTCTACTTTTCACCACCACTAAAGACGATACAATTGCTGACTTAGATTTAAAAATGACTGAAGATGAATCAGTTATTGAAAAAGACAAGACATGTATGATGGAATCAGAAGAAGCTGCTGAACCTCTGTATGAGAATTTGAAGCCTTTACCATTTCATGTGGAAGAAAACATTGAAGAGGAAGTCACAAACCAGTATAATGAag aCCTTACAGAAGGAGATGTAGAAGATATATATGATGACATTATAGAAGACAAAGAAGATTGCAGTTCAGATGAAGATAAAAAGAGTGAAAGCCAAGGGGAAAGTGGTGAAGATAATGATAGTGATGTGATTTGTCTTGGATCAGGTTCCGATGAAGAGCGTCAGAAAAAGTCAGCTATCCTGTTAACATCTCACACAAAGGTTTCTGat ttttcaaaacaaaacttacaAGTGGATGAAACTTTGGATTTTGAAGATGAAACCAATGATGTAGATGATGATAAGGATTGCAATGATGAAGACTCATATCATGAGTCGAGTGAAGAAAACTATGATAGTTCTGAAAATGAAATTCAGGAACATAATACTGAAATGAGTTATTCTGATTCAAGTGAAGAAGATAATCACCAGGGAAACAGATCCTGGAAATCACAAAGAAAAGATTTTGAGAGTGAAGGAAGTTCTGAAAAAGAAGACATTGCATCTGATGAAAATACGATAGAATCACCACCATACGAACTTATAGGGCAGGACAGCCAATCAAACAGTCATTTTCAAACCCAAATGGAAAATCTTAAAAGTGTTGTCGATGAAAATACAAAGCAACCCATTTATCATGGTTGCTCTGATTTAAATAAGGCTGAAATTGAAACGGATAAATCAGCAGATCATATAAAAGCAGAGATGTCTTCTTTTGAAGATTCAAAAGTTGTAAATTCTGatatgaacaataaaaatatttcagaaaaagcCGAGTTTATGCTTTCAGAAAGTGTTCACATGGaaacttttgaacaaaaaattGATGAAACCTTTAATATGGGGAAGCcagagaaaaataaatgtaatgtagaaACTGGAAGTATATTAGATTTGAAATTAAGAAGAAGTAAACGCTACAGCTCAGCAACTAATCTTTCTTCGAGTAAATTGACAAGATTAAGAAGAAAATCAAGTTCTGCTCATGACTTAACATCCCTTGTCATTTCAGAAACAAAATCAGCAACAGAGCTTAGTGATGCTAAGAGTAGTACTAGTATTTCATCCAGTGAAACTGACTTGTGTGAAGATAAATTGAATCTACCGAGAAAGCGTGGTAGACGAAGCCGTTTAAGTCAATTACAGGACATAACAGAagaaaatacagaaaatgtttcCTCACCTAATGATAAAACATTAAGAAGATCAGTGTCATCAAACCAGTTAGTTGAACAACAACCTGTTATGGGAACCTCTATGAAAAGATCCAGTTCTAGTAGTATTTTGTCTGAGTATGGCAAAGCTTCTGAATTAGAGTTAGGTACAAACATTTCTAAAGAAACACACACAGGCACAATGAGCTCGTCAAATGAGTCATCAAAGATTAAACTTAAAAAGAGGTGGACTTTAGAAATGGAAGCTATGAACTATATAACTCGCAAGAAACGCAAGTCATCAGTGGTTAGTAACTCGTTAGAAGTAGTCAATTCAAGTGATGAAGAGGagagtgaaaaaaataaaagtagaataCATACCAAAGAGTCTTTAGAAAGTGGACCTAATAACTCGTCCACTGTAATTGTTAAAAGTAATGATGAAAATGAAGGAGACATGGAGTCTTCTGTGACTGTGAATACTGAAGACATTGAAGCATACGACTGTAAACTTGAAGTTGATACAATGCCTAGAATAAGATCTCAATCTGTACCTCCAACATTAGAACATTCTGATCCCCCTGCACTGTCTACAAAAAGGAGGAGTTCTTCTTTGATAAAGATTAAGAATATCCATAGGAAAGTGTTAAAAAGATATTCACATAAGAAATCATTGCTGAAAAGTGCATATGAGCCTCTTGAAATTGTGCATTCAGATGAGGAAAGTATTAGAGAAACTGTCCAGGAAAAGATACAAGATTGTTCCGAAAAATTGGTTGTCCCCAAAGAAAACATTGAAGATACAAATAACTCAGTAAATGAAattgaaacaacaaatatggACTGTTGTAGTCAAGATACACACACTGTAACATCACCTCCATTACATATTAGCAGAAGAAATCTACGAAGCTCGTCAGAACCACCGAGTTATGAAGATGTAGAAATTTCAAAACGAAAACTAGATAGAAGGAGTTCTTCAAcatgcaaaattaataaaatccatAAACTGATTTTGTCCAGACATTCTCATAGGAAGTCGATGTATTCAAGTAAGTTTCTTTCTACCAATGGAGGTTGTTCAGTCTGA
- the LOC124360940 gene encoding uncharacterized protein LOC124360940, giving the protein MSDIVLSTPSKHVYAESEASDTSTSSRLNTPRRSTRRQSLTATSNTPGDLIPEEYLTQRRLTRNQHSQLQKSFELSMSDTPRLSRLEDLPEEDSEGDASEIITPVRSSTRNKMSHK; this is encoded by the exons ATGTCGGACATAGTTCTGTCTACACCTTCTAAACATGTTTATGCAGAGTCAGAAGCCAGTGATACAAGTACATCTTCTAGGCTGAATACTCCCAGAAGATCAACTAGAAGACAATCTTTGACAGCTACTTCTAACACG CCAGGAGACTTGATACCCGAGGAATATCTGACACAGAGAAGACTGACCCGAAATCAACATTCACAACTTCAGAAGAGTTTTGAGCTCTCAATGTCAGATACACC gAGACTTTCGAGGCTAGAAGACTTACCAGAAGAAGATTCAGAAGGAGATGCCTCAGAAATAATTACTCCAGTCAGATCATCAACCAGGAATAAAATGTCccataagtaa